The DNA sequence TCCGCAGACGGCCGGTCCGGTGTGCGCGGTGATCCGGGAGGGGTGTGCGCCGAGCGCGACCATGGCCTCCACCGCCGCTGGAACGACTCCGGCGACCAGTCCCGGCCGCCCGGCGTGCGCCGCCCCGACGACTCCGGCGACCGGGTCGGCGAGAAGAACGGGGGTGCAGTCGGCGGTGAGGACCGCGAGCGGCAGCCCGCGCCGGGCGGTCACCACCGCGTCCACGGCCGGAATCTCCGCGTCCGCACTCCAGGGGCCGTCCACCACCGCGACGTCCCGGCCGTGCACCTGGTTCATCCACACGACGCGGGCCGGGTCGAGGCCGAGTCGGCCGGCCGCACGCTCCCGGTTCGCGCCGACGGCGGCGGGGTCGTCGCCGACCGCGCCGCCGAGGTTGAGCTCACCGTACGGAGCGGCGCTCACTCCGCCCCACCGGTCGGTGAAGGCGAAGTGAGCGCTGCCCGTGACGGGTTCCGCCCGGTGCTGAGCTATCACTTCAAGAAGTCCGGAACGTCCAGCTCTTCGGCCTGGGTGTCCTGGTAGGGACGGGCCGGCGGGACGTGCGGCGGCGAGACCGGCCCGAGCGCGCTCTCGCTCGAGGCCGACGCGGGGGCGGGCTCGGCCGGAGCCGGGCTCTCCTCGCGCGGAGGCACGGAACCGAGTCCGCCCGTCGGGCGCGGGGACTCGACGGAGGACCTGGCCGGGGCGGCCGGCTCCTCGCGCTTGTTGCTGTTCGCGCCGAGGACGTTCTCCCGGCGGGCGGGCGGCTGCCCGCCGTCGAAGCCCGCCGCGATCACGGTGACCCGTACCTCGTCGCCCAGGGCGTCGTCGATGACGGCGCCGAAAATGATGTTGGCCTCGGGGTGCGCGGCCTCGCTCACCAGCTGGGCGGCCTCGTTGATCTCGAAGAGACCGAGGTCGCTGCCGCCGGAGATGGAGAGGAGGACACCGCGGGCGCCGTCGATGGAGGCTTCCAGGAGGGGCGAGGAGATCGCCATCTCCGCCGCCGCCACCGCGCGGTCGTCGCCGCGTGCCGAGCCGATGCCCATGAGCGCCGATCCGGCCTCGGACATGACCGACTTGACGTCGGCGAAGTCGAGGTTGATCAGACCCGGGGTGGTGATGAGGTCGGTGATGCCCTGGACACCCGAGAGCAGCACCTGGTCGGCCGACTTGAACGCGTCGAGCACGCTGACCTGGCGGTCCGAGATGGACAGCAGGCGGTCGTTGGGAATGACGATGAGGGTGTCGACCTCTTCGCGGAGTTCGGCGATGCCGTCCTCCGCCTGGTTCGCGCGTCGCCGGCCCTCGAAGGTGAACGGGCGGGTGACCACGCCGATCGTGAGGGCGCCGAGCGAGCGCGCGATGTTGGCGACGACTGGTGCGCCGCCGGTGCCGGTGCCGCCGCCTTCTCCGGCGGTGACGAAGACCATGTCGGCCCCCTTGAGGACCTCCTCGATCTCCTCACGGTGGTCCTCTGCCGCCTTACGACCGACGGCCGGGTTCGCCCCGGCGCCGAGGCCTCGGGTGAGTTCACGGCCGACGTCGAGCTTGACGTCGGCGTCGCTCATCAACAGGGCTTGTGCGTCCGTGTTGATCGCGATGAACTCGACGCCCTTGAGACCGACCTCGATCATTCGGTTGATGGCATTGACACCACCGCCGCCGACACCGATGACCTTGATGACTGCGAGGTAGTTCTGCGGTGCTGCCACGTCGAAGGCCTCTCGCCTCGAGTTACGTGTCGTCGCTCCGCGGTAGCTCCGCGGCGACGACTGATGTCGATGGGGACGGTCCGAACGCCGACCCAAACCCTAACGTTGAAGTTTAGGGTTACCGGTGTGCCTGCTTCCTGGACTCTTCCGAACAGGACACTAAGTCGACAAGTGGCGCACGTTCAACGAACACGCCGAACCTCCCGTTTTTCTTTTCACCCTATGTGATCACCCGTAGCGCTGACCAACCAGGGTGCTGGCCAGCACAAATACCCGTCAACTCGCCGATACCGCCGGGGCGGTGGGAGCGCTTATGTCGAAGTGTCCCACTTTGGGAGCGGCTTTCATGAGTGCGGTGAGGACGCGCGCCTTCACCGGTCCGTCTTCGCCGCTCCCCCAGGTCACCACACGATCCCGGGTGAGCAGCAAGGAGATCGCGTCGTACGAAGTGACCCGTACGGCCTCGGTGTCCTCGGCCACAGCTGCCGGAAGGTCGCCGACGACGCGGACCGCTTCCCGCAACAGACCGTCACCACCGAAGCGGCGCAGGCTCGCGGACGGTTCGGGAGTCAGCTCCAGCAGAGGCACGCCCTTCGGGGCCTTGTCCACGGTGGCGAAGCGCACGCCCTTGGCGTCCACTTCCACGAACGCACCGTCCTTCTCGACCAGCAGGACCGGCTTCCGTTCGGTCACCTTAAGGCCGATGCCGTCCGGCCAGGACCGAACGACATCAACTGTGTCGATACGAGGCAACTTCTGGCGCAACCGCCGCTCCATGGCGTCGGTGTCCACGGAGACCAGCGGGGCGCCGATCGGCGTGGCGGCAACCGCTTCCACTTCTTCGCGGGTCAGGACCTCGACTCCGCTCGTGCCGACCTTCTCGACGCGGAGCCAGGAGGAGCCGTAGAGCACCCAGATCACGAACGCGGTGAACAGGGCGGCCGCGACGCCGATCAGGATCAGCAGGGTGCGGCGGCTGATCCGGGGCTCGTCGGGGCCGGTCCGCGGCGGGCGGGCGGAGGTGTCCGCCCGCCCGGGTGCGCCGCGCTGGGCGGTCGTCGGTCCGGCCACGCTCGCTCCTTCGCCGGACCCGTGGCGCCCGCCCCGGGTCCGCACCGCATCGCGCCGGGCGCCTAGCGGCGCGCGGCAATCGCTTCGTACACCATGCCGACGAGCAGGTCGTCGGCGTCGCGCCGGCCGAACTCGGCAGCGGCGCGGGACATTTCGTACAGCCGGTGAGGGTCCGACAGTACCGGCAGGACGTTGCCCTGCACCCACTCCGGGGTGAGCGCCGCGTCGTCCACCAGCAGGCCGCCGCCGGCGTTGACCACCGGCTGGGCGTTGAGCCGCTGTTCACCGTTGCCGATGGGCAGCGGCACGTAGGCGGCGGGGAGCCCGACGGCGGAGAGTTCGGCGACGGTCATCGCGCCCGCGCGACAGAGCATCATGTCGGCCGCGGCGTACGCGAGGTCCATCCGGTCCACGTACGGTACCGGGATGTAGGGCGGCATCCCGGGCATGTTGTCGATCCGCGGCAATTCGTTCTTCGGGCCGACCACATGGAGGATCTGGATCCCGGAACGCTGCAGCAGCGGCGCGACCCGCTGGACCACCTCGTTGAGGTGGCGCGCGCCCTGCGATCCGCCGGAGACCAGCAGCGTGGGCAGGTTGGGGTCGAGGCCGAAGGAGGCGCGGGCCTCCGGGCGGACCCGGGCGCGGTCCAGGGTCGCGATGGTGCGGCGCAGCGGGATGCCGATGTAGCGGGCGCCGCGCAGCTTGCTGTCGGGGGTGGAGACGGCGACCCCGTGGGCGTACCGCGAGCCGATCTTGTTGGCCAGGCCCGGGCGGGCGTTGGCCTCGTGGACGACGATCGGCACACCGGCCCGCTTGGCGGCCAGGTAGCCGGGCAGGGCGACGTAGCCGCCGAAGCCGACCACGCAGTCCGCCTTGGTCCGCTCCAGGATCTGCTCGGCCGCCTTGATGGTGCCGCGCAGCCGGCCCGGGACGGTGATCAGTTCGGGCGTGGGCTTACGGGGCAGCGGCACGGCCGGGATGAGCGCCAGCTCGTACCCCCGCTCGGGCACGAGTCTGGTCTCCAGTCCGCGTTCCGTGCCGAGGGCAGTGATTCCCACGGTCGGGTCCTGCCTGCGCAGGGCGTCTGCGAGGGCAAGCGCGGGCTCGATGTGTCCGGCGGTCCCCCCGCCGGCGAGTACGACATGCACCGAAATTCACCGCTCTCCGGACGGACGCTTCTTGACGCGCCGTCTCATCGTCTTCCATCTCACCCCGGGCTTCCGCATGGCCAGGGCCGCCTTGGCGGCTGGGTCCTCCCGTGCGAAGGCGATCATCAGCCCGACCGCGAACATCGTCGGCAGCAGGGCCGACCCCCCGTAGGAGAACAGCGGGAGCGGAACCCCGGCGATCGGCAACAGACCGAGCACCGCACCGATGTTGATCACGGCCTGGGCCGTGATCCACGTGGTCACGCCTCCCGCGGCAAACCTCACGAAGGGGTCCTCCGTGCGTCCGGCCACGCGGATACCCGCATAGCCTAGAGCCGCGAACAGGGCGAGCACCGACAACGTCCCCGCCAGACCCAGTTCCTCACCGGTGATCGCGAAGATGAAGTCGGTGTGGGGTTCCGGGAGTTGACCCCATTTTTCCACACTCGCACCCAGCCCGGAACCGAACCATCCGCCGGACGCCAGAGCATAGATCCCATGTGCGGCCTGCCAGCAGCCGCCCTCCGGATCGGGTTCGCTCACCCCCATGCAGGCGAGCCGGGACATCCGGTTGGGGCTGGTCCTGATCAGCAGGAACGCGAGGACGGAGGCGAAGCCGAGCACCGCGGCGAACAGCCGGGTGGGGGCGCCGGCCAGCCAGAGCAGACC is a window from the Streptomyces sp. MMBL 11-1 genome containing:
- the pgeF gene encoding peptidoglycan editing factor PgeF, which encodes MIAQHRAEPVTGSAHFAFTDRWGGVSAAPYGELNLGGAVGDDPAAVGANRERAAGRLGLDPARVVWMNQVHGRDVAVVDGPWSADAEIPAVDAVVTARRGLPLAVLTADCTPVLLADPVAGVVGAAHAGRPGLVAGVVPAAVEAMVALGAHPSRITAHTGPAVCGRCYEVPETMRAEVAGAVPGTWSETSWGTPAVDVTGGVHAQLAALGVADRHSSPYCTLESGDHFSYRRDRTTGRLAGYVWLD
- the ftsZ gene encoding cell division protein FtsZ, with protein sequence MAAPQNYLAVIKVIGVGGGGVNAINRMIEVGLKGVEFIAINTDAQALLMSDADVKLDVGRELTRGLGAGANPAVGRKAAEDHREEIEEVLKGADMVFVTAGEGGGTGTGGAPVVANIARSLGALTIGVVTRPFTFEGRRRANQAEDGIAELREEVDTLIVIPNDRLLSISDRQVSVLDAFKSADQVLLSGVQGITDLITTPGLINLDFADVKSVMSEAGSALMGIGSARGDDRAVAAAEMAISSPLLEASIDGARGVLLSISGGSDLGLFEINEAAQLVSEAAHPEANIIFGAVIDDALGDEVRVTVIAAGFDGGQPPARRENVLGANSNKREEPAAPARSSVESPRPTGGLGSVPPREESPAPAEPAPASASSESALGPVSPPHVPPARPYQDTQAEELDVPDFLK
- a CDS encoding cell division protein FtsQ/DivIB, giving the protein MAGPTTAQRGAPGRADTSARPPRTGPDEPRISRRTLLILIGVAAALFTAFVIWVLYGSSWLRVEKVGTSGVEVLTREEVEAVAATPIGAPLVSVDTDAMERRLRQKLPRIDTVDVVRSWPDGIGLKVTERKPVLLVEKDGAFVEVDAKGVRFATVDKAPKGVPLLELTPEPSASLRRFGGDGLLREAVRVVGDLPAAVAEDTEAVRVTSYDAISLLLTRDRVVTWGSGEDGPVKARVLTALMKAAPKVGHFDISAPTAPAVSAS
- the murG gene encoding undecaprenyldiphospho-muramoylpentapeptide beta-N-acetylglucosaminyltransferase codes for the protein MHVVLAGGGTAGHIEPALALADALRRQDPTVGITALGTERGLETRLVPERGYELALIPAVPLPRKPTPELITVPGRLRGTIKAAEQILERTKADCVVGFGGYVALPGYLAAKRAGVPIVVHEANARPGLANKIGSRYAHGVAVSTPDSKLRGARYIGIPLRRTIATLDRARVRPEARASFGLDPNLPTLLVSGGSQGARHLNEVVQRVAPLLQRSGIQILHVVGPKNELPRIDNMPGMPPYIPVPYVDRMDLAYAAADMMLCRAGAMTVAELSAVGLPAAYVPLPIGNGEQRLNAQPVVNAGGGLLVDDAALTPEWVQGNVLPVLSDPHRLYEMSRAAAEFGRRDADDLLVGMVYEAIAARR